One Arvicanthis niloticus isolate mArvNil1 chromosome 13, mArvNil1.pat.X, whole genome shotgun sequence genomic window carries:
- the Smim45 gene encoding small integral membrane protein 45, translating into MPHFLDWFVPVYLVISVLILVGFGACIYYFEPGLQEAHKWRMQRPLVDRDLRKTLMVRDNLAFGGPEV; encoded by the coding sequence ATGCCGCACTTTCTGGACTGGTTTGTGCCTGTCTACCTGGTCATCTCCGTCCTCATCCTGGTGGGCTTTGGAGCCTGCATCTACTACTTCGAGCCTGGCCTGCAGGAGGCGCACAAGTGGCGCATGCAGCGCCCCCTGGTGGACCGTGATCTTCGCAAGACGCTAATGGTGCGGGACAACCTGGCTTTCGGAGGCCCAGAAGTCTGA